CGTGGTGGATGAGTGATACCTGTTTTTACAATGGTTGCTGCTTATTGTCAAAAGCACGTTATAGTCTTCTCGTTCAGGCCTTATGGTTCATTGTCAGCGCTTACTCACCCCAATCACATAATAGAGCATATGCTCATGGGGATTCGAAGCTTGACGGCTTCCCCTAAAACCTGATCGCTTTGACTATATTATTAAACCGCCATTTTATTTGGCAGTTTGCCAACTAATATTAGGTGTATAAGCGTCTTTCCTGTATGCTCTGCCGCCTTATTAAATCTGGCGCCATCTAGGGCAGATTGAGTTTAGTTAACGGTGTGATAATGGTTGAAGAAAACGGTAGTAATAAAACAGTGAATACAACTCCAGAGCAAACGGTGGAAACCGGTACGCCTGATACACAGTTAGCTGGATTTGAATCGTTAGGTTTGTCTACTGCTATAGTGCGCGCTGTTAGCCAAGCGGGTTATACCCAACCATCACCCATTCAAGCTGAAGCCATCCCTGTAGTATTAAAAAAACGCGATCTAATGGCTGCTGCGCAAACGGGTACAGGTAAAACAGCGGGTTTTACTCTACCTATGCTGGATTTATTGAATAAAGGAACCTTAGCTAGCCGTAACCAAGTTCGCGCATTAGTGTTAACGCCAACTCGAGAGTTAGCCGCTCAAGTAGCCGAGAGTGTTGATAAATACGGCAGTCAGTTGCCTTTAACCTCTCATGTTGTGTTTGGTGGCGTAAAAATTAACCCTCAAATGCAAAAGCTAAGAGGGGGAGCCGATGTCTTGGTGGCTACACCAGGTCGCCTTTTAGATTTATATCAACAAAATGCGATTAAATTCGACAAGTTAGAAATTTTGGTATTGGATGAAGCTGATCGCATGTTAGACATGGGATTCATTCGTGATATTCGTAAAATTTTAGATTTGTTACCGAAAAAGCGTCAAACTTTGATGTTTTCTGCGACTTTTTCACCGGATATTCGGGCGTTAGCTAAGGATATGACGCATAACCCTATTGAAGTGTCAGTAACCCCTGAAAACTCGACCAATCGTTCGGTTGATCAAAGTTTATACGTGGTTGAACGAAGCCATAAAACAGATATTTTAATTCGTTTAATTAAGCAAAACTCTTGGTTTCAAGTATTAGTTTTCACTCGCACTAAACATGGCGCTAACCGTTTGGTGCGTAAACTGGATAAAGCTAAAATTACTGCTGCGGCGATCCATGGCGACAAAAGTCAAGGTGCCAGAACCCGCGCTTTAGCCGAGTTTAAAGCGGGTGATATTGCGGTTTTAGTGGCGACTGATATTGCAGCACGCGGATTGGATATTGAGCAATTACCGCAAGTGGTTAACTTTGAACTGCCGCATGTCGCAGAAGACTATGTACATCGCATTGGCCGTACCGGACGAGCGGGCGCTACAGGTAAAGCCATCTCTTTGGTATGTAGTGAAGAAGCCAAGCAATTATCCGCGATAGAATGCGTAACCGGTGAGCTAATTGAGCGTAAATTATTAGATGGCTATGAAACTAAAGAAGTGGTACCACAAACGAAGATCAGGCCGTTAAAAGCCAAGAAACCGAAAAAGCCGAAAAGAGCCAAAGTAGAGCACAAAGACGGGCAAGGCTTTGCTAAACATAAGCCGGGTAGCTCAGCTAAAAAGTCACGCCATGCGGATTCGCCATCAAGAAAACCAGCACACAACAAAACGTCAAATAGCCAAACCGCAAATAAAGAACAGAATACGGGTACATCGGGCGGGGTAGGTAATGGCAAACCTAAGCGTAATAGTAACCGTCGCCGTAAAACGAATGTGCAATTTAAGTCGGCTAAATTCAGCAATTATTGGTGAAGCTGTATATGCAAGCACTGATGGCCTTTTTACTGTTATTTTGCCAAGTTAAGCCATCTTAGATTGGTGGGACCCATTTAATCTCTATGCTTCGCGCAGGGGTGAACCTATGCTTCAGCATCCTTTATTCACAATTTCTCTACTTAAGGTCGATAATAAGCTTCCTCTGTAATTTCATGGTCTGTGAGTAGATGAGTCATTAAATCTGCCCATGAATCAAACAAAACATACCGGATTGTGACTCTGAAGTTTTCCCATAAAAAACGCTTTGAACCGTACTCTTGCCGACACTGTTGGTACGCTCCATCTGTCAATTCAAAGATTTGATGGTAGAAAAAGGCAAGCAAGGTCAGTAGGTACATGTTGTAACTTAAATTCTCGTGGCCATGACCGTAGTTATGTTCAACTTCATACCCTTGGTTTTTAAGGCTGTTGAAGCATTCGTTTTCTATTTTCCATCGACAGCGCCCTGCTTTCGCCAACGCAATCACATTGTCTTTATTTATCTCAATGTCACTGACCCAGCTACCAAGATATGTCTGTTTACCCTTTTTGATTTGCCGATATTCTAGATAATTGACATGGATACTCTTTTCGCCACCATGAAGTGGCACATCATTTTGCCAACTAAATTGGTGAGTCACGTCTTTTTCATCTGTGTATGACTGACTAGATAGTGACTCATAAGCCGCTAACCAGTCATACAGGTACTTATGGTCATCTTTCTTTGCCATAAATAGAAAGCTAAACCCTTCTGCCAATGTCGATTCGATTAAGGGTTGTTTCGACATTAAACCGTCACCGCAAATAATAAAGGATTGACGAGGGTGAGCTTTTTTCAGCCTTTTTACAAAGCGCTTAGCCGCATTCATTTCACAGTCTTGTTTTTTCGCACCGTCTGTATTTTTTATGGCTTCAGGCATAACCGGAATAACCTGTCGCTGACTTGGATGCATAATGGCACCTTGTAATACCGCATGGTTATAGGTGATTTCGCCATTACGATGTTGCTTCGTTAGGCAGCCGTCACAGTGGACACTTTTGGAGCTGTGGTATTGAGTTCCATCAATGGCACAAAGGAGTTTACCAGGTAGCACTTCAAAGCTTTGTAAGTGATGATGACGTCTAAGTCGTTCAAAGTAATCTTTAAAAACCGGTGCAAAGCATTCACTGTCTATGGTATCCAGAATGTCTTTCATCTGGTTGTCTTTGGGCGTCTCTTTGATACGAAATAGGGTATTTAAATTACTTCGTTGATACTTTCTCTCTAGTCTTTTTTGGAATTGAACCAGCGAAGGGTCTTGAAAATACATACAAGCAAACGCACTCATGACTGTATCGTGAAGGGTGTACGTGCACTTGCCTTGTTGACGAGGATCATCAAAACTTTCAATATGCGATGACATGGCTTTTCGCAACGCATCGAAACTAAGGTGCTTTTTACTTTTCGTTAAAGAATTCAAAATTATGCAAGCCAATTAATTATGGTATTAGCATGCAACACTTAAATCATTTTGTCTGTGATCTTTTTCCACACTTGTTGTGATCGATTGACCTATCTCGACAAATTTAGCGCGAAAACTTTATTTTTTAGTCCCTTGTAAACCTTGAATTCCTTGGCGTTGTGTATTTACCAATAATTGCTGGGCTAAATTTGATGGATAACTCATTCAGAAAATAGATGTTAGTAAAAAGTCGGGGTATTCCCGACTTTCAAATACAGACTTTTCCTTAGCTGGTTCCTCTTTACCCTTTCCTGTTTAGTTTATTTAGCCACATCAATCAAAATTACCTCTGTATCGGTTAGTGCTTCTAAGCTTAATTGACTTGTTTGCGTTACTTCAGCTCCGTCACCTTTTTCCATGACAATTTGTTGATTGTCGTGGCTAACCGATAAACGGCCCGATGAGGTTAAAACATAGACTTGACTATCAATAGTTTGAGTTAATTTTGTTCCTTGGCTTAATTTACCACCATAAATACGGGCTTGTTGGTTAATGAATAGTGCTTGGTCTTTATCTTCAGCAAAGCCAGACACTAATAAGGGCAAGGATTTGCTGCTTGACTGGTCAAACACTCGGCTTTCCCAACGCGGGATAACATTGCGCTTATTCGGTTCAATCCAAATTTGATACAAGGTTAATGGCTCTGAACTCAGGTTGAATTCAGAATGGGCGATACCTGTACCTGCACTCATTACTTGGACTTCACCTGCTGGCGTCACCCCTTTGTTACCTTCACTGTCTTCATGCGTGATGGCGCCACTGCGGATAAAGCTAATAATTTCCATATTACGGTGCGGGTGAGTCGGAAAACCAGTTCCCGGTGCTACCCAGTCGTCGTTAATGACTCTTAGTTTGCCAAACCCCATACGAGACGGATTGTAATAGTGGGCAAAACTAAAATGATGTTTGGTTTTTAACCAACCATGATCGGCAGCACCTAATGTTGCATATGGATAATGTGTGATCATAAATTCCCCCTAAATGGCCTATATTTAATACTCAAGAATCAATAGCCCATTGTTCACGTTCGTGTGGTTGCTCAAAATTAAGCGCTGGCCCAGCAGGGATAATACCCGTTGGGTTAATTGTTGAGTGGCTCACATAGTAATGGCGTTTGCTGTACTCAATATCAAGCGTGCTGGCGATCCCGGGTTTTTGATAAAGCTCACGCACATAGTGACTGATATGGTGAAACTCACTTAACTTATTTCGATTACATTTAAAATGCCCATGATAAATCGCATCAAATCGTAATAATGTAGTGAGTAAACGCCAATCTGCTTCCGTTAACTGATTGCCTAACAAATAACGATTGGTGCCAAGATGCGCCTCCAACCAATCTAAACTGGCAAATAGCTCCTTGTAGGCCGATTCGTATGCGTGTTGCGTGGTCGCAAAACCGGCTTTATACACGCCATTATTAATGGTGTGGTATATACGCTCGTTTATCTCATCAATTTGTGGTTGTAATGCTTGCGGATAATAGTCGTCAAAATTACCGGTTAATTCGTTAAAAACATGGTTGAATATACGAATAATGTCACTCGATTCATTATTGACTATGGTTTGTGTTTTTTTGTCCCACAGTACAGGTACGGTGACACGGCCTTCGTATTCAGGAGCGGCATGCAAATACAGTTGATATAGGTATTGATGCTGATATAAATCATCAACATATTTGCTGTCACTATCTGAAAATTGCCAGCCATTTTCTAACATTTCAGCTTGTACGACACTGACTGAAATAATGTCCTGTAGCTGTTTTAATTCTCTAAATATTAGGGTGCGGTGCGCCCAAGGACAAGCTAATGAGACATATAAATGATAGCGCCCAGTTTCTACTTTGTAGGGGTTGTCTTCATCGTTAGAGATGGTGTGTCTAAATGAGCTAGCTTGTCTTTTAAACTCGCCTTGGTTACCGTCTGTGTCGTACCACTGGTTGCGCCATTTGCCGTTTATTATTAATCCCATTAGGTATCTCCACGTATAGTCTTCTCGCTCAGGTTTTATGGTTCATTGTCAGCGCTTACTCGCCCCAATCACATAATAGAGCATATGCTCATGGGGTCTCGAAGCTTGACGGCTTCCCCTAAAACCCGATCGCTTTGACTATATATTGTTATAGATTTGGAAAAGGGCGCTAACCTACTATGGCTGTTAGCGCCTACAATTAAATTATTGGCTTGTTAATTTACGGCTAACGACAGTATCTAATGCATATTTGCCACCACCCTGAAATGCCAATGATAGGCTGATGGCGAATAAGGCAAGTCCAAACTCATAGCCGTTGTTACTCATAAATAAGCCATTGCTAAAATGCACGCTA
This genomic window from Saccharobesus litoralis contains:
- a CDS encoding DEAD/DEAH box helicase; this translates as MVEENGSNKTVNTTPEQTVETGTPDTQLAGFESLGLSTAIVRAVSQAGYTQPSPIQAEAIPVVLKKRDLMAAAQTGTGKTAGFTLPMLDLLNKGTLASRNQVRALVLTPTRELAAQVAESVDKYGSQLPLTSHVVFGGVKINPQMQKLRGGADVLVATPGRLLDLYQQNAIKFDKLEILVLDEADRMLDMGFIRDIRKILDLLPKKRQTLMFSATFSPDIRALAKDMTHNPIEVSVTPENSTNRSVDQSLYVVERSHKTDILIRLIKQNSWFQVLVFTRTKHGANRLVRKLDKAKITAAAIHGDKSQGARTRALAEFKAGDIAVLVATDIAARGLDIEQLPQVVNFELPHVAEDYVHRIGRTGRAGATGKAISLVCSEEAKQLSAIECVTGELIERKLLDGYETKEVVPQTKIRPLKAKKPKKPKRAKVEHKDGQGFAKHKPGSSAKKSRHADSPSRKPAHNKTSNSQTANKEQNTGTSGGVGNGKPKRNSNRRRKTNVQFKSAKFSNYW
- a CDS encoding glutathione S-transferase family protein; amino-acid sequence: MGLIINGKWRNQWYDTDGNQGEFKRQASSFRHTISNDEDNPYKVETGRYHLYVSLACPWAHRTLIFRELKQLQDIISVSVVQAEMLENGWQFSDSDSKYVDDLYQHQYLYQLYLHAAPEYEGRVTVPVLWDKKTQTIVNNESSDIIRIFNHVFNELTGNFDDYYPQALQPQIDEINERIYHTINNGVYKAGFATTQHAYESAYKELFASLDWLEAHLGTNRYLLGNQLTEADWRLLTTLLRFDAIYHGHFKCNRNKLSEFHHISHYVRELYQKPGIASTLDIEYSKRHYYVSHSTINPTGIIPAGPALNFEQPHEREQWAIDS
- a CDS encoding pirin family protein; the encoded protein is MITHYPYATLGAADHGWLKTKHHFSFAHYYNPSRMGFGKLRVINDDWVAPGTGFPTHPHRNMEIISFIRSGAITHEDSEGNKGVTPAGEVQVMSAGTGIAHSEFNLSSEPLTLYQIWIEPNKRNVIPRWESRVFDQSSSKSLPLLVSGFAEDKDQALFINQQARIYGGKLSQGTKLTQTIDSQVYVLTSSGRLSVSHDNQQIVMEKGDGAEVTQTSQLSLEALTDTEVILIDVAK